The Neomonachus schauinslandi chromosome 11, ASM220157v2, whole genome shotgun sequence genome contains a region encoding:
- the LOC110575895 gene encoding replication protein A 14 kDa subunit-like: MVDVTVLPRSSVNTSTLAQFIDWAVCFIRRLEKIHPIGKMFILSDGEGKNGTIALMEPLDEEISGIVEVAGRVTAKATIMYTSYIQFKEDNHPFDLGLYNEAVKITHEFPQFFPLEVEQYD; encoded by the coding sequence ATGGTGGATGTCACGGTGTTGCCCAGGTCGTCCGTCAACACCAGCACGCTAGCTCAGTTCATCGACTGGGCAGTCTGCTTCATAAGGAGGCTGGAAAAGATTCATCCcattggaaaaatgtttatactttcagatggagaaggaaaaaatggaaccATTGCATTGATGGAGCCCCTTGATGAAGAAATCTCTGGAATCGTGGAAGTAGCTGGAAGAGTAACGGCCAAGGCAACCATAATGTATACATCATATATCCAGTTTAAAGAAGATAACCATCCTTTTGATCTTGGACTTTACAATGAAGCTGTGAAAATTACCCATGAGttccctcagttttttcctttgGAGGTAGAGCAATATGATTGA
- the SCGB2A2 gene encoding mammaglobin-A, whose amino-acid sequence MKLLRVLVLIALPLYCFAGSGCSSLEEVINKTIDSQVSVEEYQNLLKSYSSGPATDEAIAQLKQCFLSQSDEILTKVGTLLVTMVSSNEL is encoded by the exons ATGAAGCTGCTGAGAGTCCTTGTGCTGATTGCCCTCCCCCTTTACTGTTTTGCAG GTTCTGGATGCTCATCTCTAGAAGAGGTGATTAACAAAACTATCGATTCTCAAGTGAGCGTGGAAGAATACCAAAATTTACTTAAATCCTACTCATCTGGTCCCGCAACTGACGAGGCCATAGCACAACTGAAGCAATGTTTTCTCAGCCAGTCAGATGAAATTCTGACCAAAGTTGGCACGCTGTTGGTAACTATGGTTTCTTCTAATGAGCTTTAA